A genome region from Thalassotalea euphylliae includes the following:
- a CDS encoding phosphoheptose isomerase, whose translation MLERIKSNFTESIQTKIAASEALAAPIEQAGMVMVQALLNGKKILSCGNGGSAGDAQHFSSELLNRYETERPSLPAIALTTDSSTITSIANDYHYDEVFSKQVRALGNEGDVLLAISTSGNSKNVIKAIEAAVARDMPIIALTGRDGGDIAGLLGENDVEIRVPSPRTARIQEVHLLVIHCLCEIIDSTLFPQGE comes from the coding sequence ATGTTAGAGCGTATCAAAAGTAATTTTACCGAAAGTATTCAAACCAAAATCGCAGCAAGTGAAGCGTTAGCGGCTCCTATTGAGCAGGCTGGTATGGTGATGGTACAAGCCCTACTTAACGGTAAAAAAATTCTAAGTTGCGGTAACGGTGGCTCTGCTGGCGACGCTCAGCACTTTTCATCAGAGCTATTAAATCGCTATGAAACAGAGCGCCCAAGTTTACCTGCTATCGCATTGACCACAGACAGCTCAACAATTACTTCTATTGCTAATGACTACCACTACGATGAGGTGTTCTCTAAGCAAGTAAGAGCCCTTGGTAACGAGGGTGATGTGCTACTGGCAATATCGACTAGTGGTAATTCAAAAAACGTCATCAAAGCAATTGAAGCGGCTGTTGCTCGTGATATGCCAATTATCGCGTTAACTGGTCGAGATGGTGGTGATATTGCTGGCCTGCTTGGTGAGAATGACGTTGAAATTCGCGTTCCATCACCGCGCACTGCACGTATTCAAGAAGTACACTTGCTAGTTATTCATTGTTTATGCGAAATTATCGATAGCACATTATTTCCACAAGGTGAGTAG
- a CDS encoding DUF6931 family protein, protein MQIITPKVVSQLTQTNAGHIVNRYPMTDEAKALVTNEMTPSEAVEKLQQAGLERDAIQFIAHGLSVMSAIKWGLSCLRQKIDWQADDEQIFDCVERWVNAPNETLRIRAQQLSDRKGLGEYPSAWLGYAVFWSGTGSIAPPDLPAVMPPDNMVGHAINAAILMVMI, encoded by the coding sequence ATGCAAATCATTACGCCAAAAGTTGTCAGCCAATTAACACAAACGAATGCGGGTCATATTGTCAACCGATACCCGATGACCGACGAAGCCAAAGCGCTTGTCACGAATGAGATGACACCGTCAGAGGCGGTTGAGAAATTGCAACAAGCTGGCCTTGAGCGCGATGCGATACAGTTTATCGCCCACGGTTTATCAGTGATGTCTGCAATAAAATGGGGGCTTAGTTGCCTTCGTCAAAAAATCGATTGGCAAGCAGATGACGAACAGATATTTGATTGTGTCGAGCGTTGGGTTAATGCACCAAATGAAACGCTGCGTATTCGCGCTCAACAACTGTCTGATCGCAAAGGACTGGGAGAATATCCGAGCGCATGGTTAGGCTATGCTGTTTTTTGGTCAGGAACCGGCTCTATCGCACCGCCTGATTTACCTGCGGTGATGCCGCCTGACAATATGGTTGGTCATGCCATTAACGCGGCAATTTTAATGGTAATGATTTAA
- the rsmI gene encoding 16S rRNA (cytidine(1402)-2'-O)-methyltransferase — protein MTEFQIVPGTLYVVATPIGNLGDMTQRAIDVLGQVDLIACEDTRHTQKLLTAFSVKAKTFSLHDHNERQRQEQIANWLEEGKSIALVSDAGTPLISDPGFHIVRGLKQQSLPVVPVPGACAAITALSVAGLPTDRFAFEGFLPSKSGARQKVLGELKNETRTMIFYDAPRRALDTLQDIVEVMGAERQVVIARELTKTFETIKADSAGNFVDWLSQDPNQLKGEMVLMIEGYQPEPDSISPEVEKTLKLLIKELPPKKACAIAAEIYGLKKNKLYDLTLAMKW, from the coding sequence ATGACAGAATTTCAAATAGTGCCTGGTACGTTATACGTAGTCGCAACGCCAATTGGCAACTTAGGGGATATGACTCAACGCGCGATAGATGTGCTGGGCCAAGTTGACTTGATTGCGTGCGAAGACACGCGTCACACACAAAAATTGCTAACAGCGTTTAGTGTTAAAGCTAAAACCTTTTCGCTGCACGATCACAATGAACGTCAGCGACAAGAACAGATTGCCAACTGGTTGGAAGAAGGAAAAAGCATTGCTTTAGTATCCGATGCGGGTACGCCTTTGATCAGTGATCCAGGCTTTCATATTGTCCGAGGGTTAAAACAGCAGTCGCTACCTGTGGTACCTGTACCGGGGGCATGTGCGGCAATTACTGCCTTATCAGTTGCGGGCTTGCCAACGGATCGTTTCGCGTTTGAAGGCTTCTTACCGTCGAAATCAGGCGCACGTCAAAAAGTGTTAGGCGAGCTAAAAAACGAAACTCGTACTATGATTTTTTATGATGCACCAAGGCGCGCACTCGACACCTTGCAAGATATCGTTGAAGTGATGGGCGCTGAGCGCCAAGTGGTTATTGCTCGTGAGCTAACCAAAACCTTTGAAACGATAAAAGCTGATAGTGCAGGTAATTTTGTTGATTGGCTTAGCCAAGATCCTAATCAGCTAAAGGGAGAGATGGTGCTGATGATTGAAGGTTATCAGCCAGAACCAGACAGTATTTCTCCTGAGGTTGAAAAGACACTAAAACTGCTGATTAAAGAATTACCACCGAAAAAAGCTTGTGCAATTGCTGCTGAAATTTACGGCCTGAAGAAAAACAAGCTTTACGATTTAACCTTAGCGATGAAATGGTAA
- a CDS encoding PAAR domain-containing protein produces the protein MSLPASRLTDMHVCPMVTGTVPHVGGPVSGPGVPTVVIGGMPAAVMGDMATCIGPPDTIVKGSATVLIGNKPAARMGDTTSHGGSIVLGMPTVLIGG, from the coding sequence ATGAGTTTACCTGCGTCTCGTTTGACTGACATGCACGTATGCCCAATGGTAACAGGTACAGTGCCACATGTTGGCGGACCCGTATCTGGCCCCGGAGTGCCTACTGTGGTGATTGGCGGTATGCCCGCTGCAGTGATGGGAGATATGGCGACATGTATCGGTCCACCTGATACGATTGTAAAAGGAAGTGCGACAGTGTTGATTGGCAATAAACCTGCCGCGAGGATGGGAGATACAACTTCGCACGGTGGCAGTATTGTCTTAGGCATGCCGACCGTGCTTATTGGTGGTTAG
- a CDS encoding penicillin-binding protein activator, with protein sequence MKSESHRFSILQLTLSAVIVALLASCAAPKTPKIVQQPEVAKTAEPEQLSASYFIRQSKEQTGQQALNSLITASEYQLTEGQPLKALWLANQLQGQASGEQEYRLLIVKAQALLALEQIDLAWQQLVKAKSVNTDVDVKYYWLAHQVNLARGFTLDALDAQLFAFSMNPQAGEEEIEALWQAFQQLSSWQLSQLDNNKAPYLSGWVQLTKYAHRFGDDLSAFQRYLQQWRRQFPTHPANNLVGQLLNKEKAYPLGAQRIAVILPLSGRQQAAGSAAQQGILAAYQEQSTTKLHFFDSETLDWTTLKSTLETLEIDYVIGPLLRERVNQYLAIDDITIPSLLLNVSAQHTLNENQFAISMRPEDEAVQAAATLARKDYQMPIVLVHQDQVSQRIATAFVDEWQRVTGNAPKLMPFSKGKKMQTMLKSALGVFQSKARIDDLNSRIKHTIKAETRNRRDIDMIYIVGSATQTRLLKPHIDVSISPFADTIPIYASSRSHSLAVDEGDTRDLAGMSFTEMPWLLASQAQNKPLVQVTKQLFPTRSDSLQRIFAMGYDSLALVNKLAVMQKYPYVRHYGQVGTLQLAANQILTRTLLWGRYNKDSVQQIAMD encoded by the coding sequence GTGAAGTCAGAAAGTCATCGGTTCTCTATTCTCCAACTTACGTTAAGCGCCGTTATTGTTGCGCTTCTAGCAAGTTGCGCAGCTCCTAAAACACCTAAAATTGTGCAACAGCCTGAAGTTGCAAAAACAGCCGAGCCTGAGCAGCTAAGTGCAAGTTACTTTATTCGACAGAGTAAAGAGCAAACGGGACAGCAAGCCTTAAATTCTCTTATTACCGCAAGTGAGTACCAGTTAACTGAAGGCCAACCATTAAAAGCGCTTTGGTTAGCAAACCAACTGCAAGGACAGGCATCGGGTGAGCAAGAATACCGCTTGTTAATCGTTAAAGCGCAAGCATTATTAGCACTAGAACAAATTGATTTAGCCTGGCAGCAGTTAGTTAAGGCAAAGTCGGTAAATACTGATGTCGACGTCAAATATTATTGGTTAGCACACCAAGTTAATTTGGCGCGAGGCTTTACCCTTGATGCTTTAGATGCTCAGCTATTTGCATTTTCGATGAACCCACAGGCCGGTGAAGAAGAGATTGAGGCGCTATGGCAAGCGTTTCAACAGCTTTCTTCTTGGCAATTGAGCCAACTTGATAATAACAAAGCACCTTACCTAAGTGGCTGGGTACAATTAACGAAATACGCTCATCGTTTTGGTGATGACTTGTCTGCCTTTCAGCGTTATTTACAGCAGTGGCGCAGACAATTCCCAACTCACCCCGCCAATAATTTAGTAGGTCAATTACTTAACAAAGAAAAAGCCTACCCACTGGGGGCCCAGCGTATCGCAGTGATTCTGCCTTTATCAGGCAGACAGCAAGCAGCTGGTAGCGCAGCACAGCAAGGTATTTTAGCTGCGTATCAAGAGCAAAGTACCACTAAATTACATTTCTTTGATTCAGAAACCCTCGACTGGACCACGCTAAAATCGACGTTAGAGACACTAGAAATAGATTACGTCATCGGCCCCTTGTTGAGAGAGCGGGTCAATCAATACCTGGCAATTGATGACATCACAATTCCAAGCCTATTACTGAACGTTTCAGCGCAACATACCCTAAACGAAAATCAATTTGCCATTTCAATGCGTCCAGAAGATGAGGCCGTGCAAGCGGCGGCAACCTTAGCGCGTAAAGATTACCAAATGCCGATTGTTTTAGTGCATCAAGACCAAGTAAGTCAGCGCATTGCCACAGCGTTTGTTGATGAGTGGCAGCGTGTTACTGGTAATGCGCCTAAATTAATGCCATTCAGTAAAGGCAAGAAAATGCAAACGATGCTGAAATCTGCGCTTGGCGTTTTTCAAAGCAAGGCACGCATCGATGACCTGAACAGCCGAATCAAACACACAATTAAGGCTGAAACACGCAACCGACGCGATATAGATATGATTTATATTGTCGGTTCAGCAACCCAAACGCGACTTCTAAAACCGCATATTGATGTAAGCATTAGCCCATTTGCCGACACGATTCCAATCTACGCCAGTAGTCGCAGTCACAGCCTCGCGGTTGATGAAGGAGATACTCGCGACCTTGCAGGCATGAGCTTTACCGAAATGCCTTGGCTGTTAGCGAGCCAAGCGCAAAACAAACCTCTAGTGCAAGTCACTAAGCAACTCTTTCCAACCCGCAGTGATAGCCTGCAACGAATATTCGCAATGGGTTACGACTCGCTCGCATTAGTGAACAAGTTAGCCGTGATGCAAAAGTACCCGTATGTGCGTCACTATGGGCAGGTAGGCACCTTACAACTTGCTGCAAATCAGATATTGACGCGTACGCTATTATGGGGTCGATACAACAAGGATAGTGTGCAACAAATTGCGATGGATTAA
- the dolP gene encoding division/outer membrane stress-associated lipid-binding lipoprotein, which produces MKLHKLAALITAVSLLQGCVAAAVVGVVGGATVAADNRSVGAQIDDQNIELQGYAKLAEHKGISDNTNLQITSMNGSVLVVGQAPNTYLRDEALKILKSVTGVVQIHNQIRLGNTVSVATKSNDIWLTSKVKTALFKSDKVDANNIKVVTENAEVFLMGLVSRGEADQAVNIARNIGGVNRVVKAFEYQ; this is translated from the coding sequence GTGAAACTTCATAAACTAGCTGCGCTCATTACCGCAGTTTCGTTGCTACAAGGCTGTGTCGCAGCTGCGGTCGTTGGCGTTGTTGGTGGTGCAACTGTGGCGGCAGATAACCGCTCAGTCGGCGCCCAAATTGACGATCAAAACATCGAATTACAAGGCTATGCAAAGCTTGCTGAACATAAAGGCATTAGTGACAACACTAACCTGCAAATCACCAGCATGAACGGCTCTGTATTAGTCGTCGGGCAGGCCCCGAATACCTACTTACGTGATGAGGCGTTGAAAATCCTCAAATCAGTGACAGGTGTCGTGCAAATTCACAATCAAATTCGTCTTGGTAATACCGTTTCAGTGGCGACTAAATCTAACGATATTTGGTTAACGTCGAAAGTTAAAACGGCACTGTTTAAAAGCGATAAAGTAGACGCTAACAATATTAAAGTGGTCACAGAAAACGCCGAGGTCTTTTTAATGGGCTTAGTAAGCCGTGGCGAAGCAGATCAAGCGGTGAATATCGCTCGCAATATCGGTGGTGTCAATCGCGTCGTTAAAGCGTTTGAATACCAATAA
- a CDS encoding type VI secretion system Vgr family protein — translation MENYVAGSTSYLEAKSSTNKSYRINKCTINQKLNNNFTINASVVTDGEDLDDLLGDSLTISWFQDIAGRANELLNYHGYVTEITEVDTDADSIRSFNLIIKPWLWLLTLNRCNRIYQAKSVKDILTDIFDSAGFKGQYKFGTMPTIQREYCTQYNETDFAFALRVMAEAGVIFYFVQEGGKHTLQIQSAEASFTKNTQATFDHAMVKDSNNLLLSTWRKKQRSTRKSLSLSGYNSDKVKTEQASSQLTNSAVSTYSNKHFEFHGQPTDKGDFSDVATLAKQLIASEESRAQDIEATTDSNLVLIGQTLTLAKHQNADFHGDYNVIGLKHVINVTSSATQATYKCTISCRKNTLSVAPQMPVKPKAPGLMTAVVVTDAGAFDSKGDLNQDKDGKIRVHFHWDVSDTKSASCLLRVAQLMASSQAGMQFIPRVGDEVLVDFINGDIDQPIVVGSVYNGSNTPLYNQKDATQSGIKTGFAQDTSHELCFDDKKGEEKIALTSGKDLAITVANNATTLVNADDKLTIKKTQTTAIEDKQTITVTNGYGLTADKIALEGKSEIELKVGSNSIKISSSGITIDASKITLSASGDISLSGTNVKSSSTASTSIKATANLDLKATAQANLEGTAGVNVKSTAMAKVEGTAGAELSSTAMAKLTGTAMAQISGALVKIN, via the coding sequence ATGGAAAATTATGTTGCTGGCAGCACCAGCTATTTAGAAGCTAAATCGAGCACTAATAAAAGCTACCGAATCAATAAGTGCACAATTAATCAAAAGCTCAACAACAATTTCACCATCAATGCGAGTGTGGTTACCGATGGTGAAGACTTAGACGATTTACTCGGCGATTCCCTGACCATTAGCTGGTTTCAAGATATTGCTGGTCGCGCCAACGAACTGCTCAACTATCACGGATACGTGACAGAAATCACCGAAGTTGATACAGATGCCGACAGCATTCGATCGTTTAATCTGATTATCAAGCCTTGGCTTTGGTTACTCACCTTAAATCGCTGCAACCGTATCTATCAAGCAAAGTCAGTTAAAGACATATTAACCGACATTTTTGATAGCGCTGGTTTTAAAGGTCAGTACAAATTTGGCACGATGCCGACGATACAACGCGAGTATTGTACCCAATACAATGAAACTGATTTTGCCTTTGCCCTGCGGGTTATGGCAGAAGCGGGCGTTATTTTTTACTTTGTTCAAGAAGGTGGCAAGCACACGCTACAAATCCAATCTGCTGAGGCAAGTTTTACCAAGAACACCCAAGCAACCTTCGATCATGCAATGGTTAAAGACAGTAATAATCTCTTGCTCAGCACTTGGCGAAAGAAACAGCGCAGTACCCGTAAATCGCTCAGTTTATCGGGTTACAACAGTGATAAAGTGAAAACTGAACAAGCCAGTAGCCAACTGACTAACAGCGCGGTCAGCACTTATTCGAACAAGCACTTTGAGTTCCACGGTCAGCCAACCGATAAAGGTGATTTCTCCGATGTTGCGACCTTGGCAAAACAGCTTATTGCCAGTGAAGAAAGTCGCGCTCAAGACATTGAAGCAACGACGGATTCGAACCTTGTGCTGATCGGACAAACGCTGACCTTAGCCAAGCATCAAAATGCGGACTTCCACGGTGATTACAATGTTATCGGCCTAAAGCATGTCATCAATGTGACCAGCAGTGCGACACAAGCTACCTACAAATGCACCATTAGCTGTCGAAAGAATACCCTAAGCGTCGCACCGCAAATGCCAGTAAAACCCAAAGCGCCGGGTTTAATGACCGCCGTTGTGGTTACAGATGCAGGCGCGTTTGACAGTAAAGGCGACCTCAACCAAGACAAAGACGGCAAAATTCGCGTGCATTTTCATTGGGATGTTAGCGACACCAAATCAGCTTCTTGCTTACTGCGGGTTGCTCAACTGATGGCTAGCAGCCAAGCGGGTATGCAGTTTATTCCCCGTGTTGGCGATGAAGTATTAGTCGACTTTATCAATGGCGATATCGACCAGCCGATTGTTGTTGGTAGCGTTTACAACGGTTCGAACACGCCACTGTACAACCAAAAAGACGCTACACAATCAGGGATTAAAACCGGCTTTGCTCAAGACACCAGCCATGAATTGTGTTTTGACGATAAAAAAGGTGAAGAAAAAATTGCTCTCACCTCAGGCAAAGACCTCGCGATAACAGTTGCCAACAACGCAACGACACTGGTCAATGCTGACGATAAATTAACTATTAAAAAAACGCAGACCACGGCGATCGAAGACAAGCAAACCATCACGGTCACCAATGGCTACGGCTTGACGGCTGACAAGATTGCGCTAGAGGGTAAATCAGAAATTGAACTCAAAGTCGGTAGCAACAGCATTAAAATTAGCAGTTCGGGCATTACCATAGATGCATCGAAAATCACCCTGAGTGCTAGCGGTGACATTAGCCTGTCAGGCACCAATGTGAAATCATCAAGTACAGCGTCAACGTCAATTAAAGCGACAGCGAACCTTGATTTAAAAGCAACCGCACAAGCAAATTTAGAAGGTACCGCTGGGGTCAATGTTAAATCAACGGCAATGGCAAAAGTTGAAGGCACTGCTGGCGCCGAACTCAGTTCAACCGCCATGGCTAAACTCACAGGTACCGCCATGGCCCAGATTTCCGGTGCTTTAGTGAAAATTAATTAA
- a CDS encoding EAL domain-containing protein: MKLYRPWTSLFIIVACIAVTLGFHHHIAGYYVKHAIDAELEYLIGKLDSHVTEAIRLNDEFTEELAFDCSISDIEKMQRVAFTSPHVRLFEVHIAGGKECSSHGLAVEQDEKASWKNLRDNIFIGSELNKINHTHDLTVIYQGEGFNLIADIEPIHIPKAFCENCAVLKVQLGSFDILVSDLNHLAEDLSLSSFIYSEQYPFSLSLAVSKNYLSPVEHWSGGISLGIGFLIGILLVMGMQWLLSQNQTLEALIKQGLDKHEFKPFYQPIVHSKSGKIVGCEVLVRWVKKDGTIIPPYQFIPFAEDSGLILPITEQLLYRVVRDIQTLNWGDTDKFMSVNIVPEHLQNDDLFHTIESLKNDHWQYHNLSLEITERRKIEDLAQAKKTLEKFYDVGIELKLDDAGTGYGGFAYVQELKISTIKIDKMFIDVIGTDDMKNSVLSSIIAFANEASSMKTIAEGVETREQVELLAKHGVYKIQGYVYAKPMPIEELVEWKKIAKNLIAMASH, from the coding sequence ATGAAGCTGTACCGTCCATGGACCTCACTGTTTATTATTGTGGCATGTATTGCTGTCACTCTGGGGTTTCACCACCATATCGCGGGTTATTACGTTAAACATGCAATCGATGCCGAATTAGAGTATTTAATTGGCAAGCTTGATAGCCATGTCACAGAAGCCATCCGCTTAAACGATGAATTTACCGAAGAGCTCGCGTTTGACTGTTCAATATCAGATATTGAAAAAATGCAGCGAGTTGCCTTTACTAGCCCACATGTTCGGCTGTTTGAAGTGCACATTGCAGGTGGTAAAGAATGTTCAAGTCACGGTTTAGCGGTAGAACAAGACGAAAAAGCGTCTTGGAAGAACTTACGCGATAATATTTTTATTGGCTCTGAGCTCAATAAAATTAACCACACGCATGATTTAACGGTGATTTATCAAGGAGAAGGCTTTAACTTAATTGCCGACATCGAGCCTATTCATATTCCCAAAGCATTCTGCGAAAATTGTGCCGTACTGAAAGTGCAGCTAGGTAGTTTTGACATTCTCGTCAGCGATTTAAATCATCTTGCAGAAGATCTCTCGCTTTCCTCCTTTATTTACTCTGAGCAATATCCGTTCTCCTTATCCTTAGCCGTTTCAAAAAATTACCTATCCCCCGTCGAGCACTGGAGCGGTGGCATAAGTTTAGGCATTGGTTTTTTAATCGGCATATTACTGGTCATGGGTATGCAATGGCTGCTAAGTCAAAACCAAACGCTAGAAGCGCTAATTAAACAAGGGCTAGATAAACATGAGTTTAAGCCATTTTATCAACCAATTGTGCACTCAAAATCGGGGAAAATTGTTGGTTGCGAAGTGCTAGTTCGCTGGGTCAAAAAAGACGGAACCATCATCCCACCTTATCAATTTATTCCCTTTGCTGAAGACTCTGGGCTTATTTTACCCATTACAGAGCAGCTGCTCTATCGCGTGGTACGGGATATTCAAACTCTAAACTGGGGCGATACAGACAAGTTTATGAGCGTCAATATCGTGCCGGAGCACTTGCAAAACGACGACCTGTTCCACACCATAGAATCGTTAAAAAATGACCATTGGCAATACCACAATCTCTCATTAGAAATTACCGAGCGCCGAAAAATCGAAGACTTAGCCCAAGCTAAAAAAACACTCGAAAAATTTTATGATGTGGGCATAGAACTCAAACTAGATGACGCTGGCACTGGCTATGGCGGTTTTGCTTATGTGCAAGAATTAAAGATTTCGACCATCAAAATAGACAAAATGTTTATTGATGTTATTGGCACAGACGATATGAAAAATTCGGTGCTGTCATCGATCATCGCTTTTGCCAATGAAGCATCATCCATGAAAACCATCGCAGAAGGCGTCGAAACACGCGAACAAGTCGAGCTGCTCGCCAAACACGGGGTATACAAAATTCAAGGCTATGTTTACGCGAAACCTATGCCCATTGAAGAACTCGTTGAATGGAAAAAAATTGCCAAAAACCTAATTGCGATGGCCAGTCATTAA
- a CDS encoding PDC sensor domain-containing protein — protein sequence MTVIMQLIDEKSATLAKKVSGKFITPLLVAGILICLVNAIIACYLIYQESSVFQKTVRAEVKTQTIDAANQISEKLAGIMNDVNNFADRITRLEDKQDTLGFLRHEFYQNSNLFSLSTTFKPYAFDPTRKYVAPYYERLTDEEKEFELTGYDQNSTEFSWYNRPLKEGPIWTEPYYEPVNSVLMTTYSVPFYQSEKAREAGEAPLGVVPSDVSLDHLTTDLKQIQFGAGGYGIIFSSKQNLISHPVFSHVREGESLNTLKHKDGFNYLNKIDKCFADDLTYAFYNGEVMDNDEDYAACAHIPQTDWILITRMSADMFQMDKDYRRKSNIGAISWIAASLILIILLLTRYKQITWSQNNIWISIILVTGTVASLEFARSLNTLEEDSTVVITNTAQREAFISNYDAQLTQLRLDLPDYISTGLMVDSLEFVNANNIHLTGIVWERFETPRPEHIAPEIAFNEAIESDLKLAYRQTLPTGEEVVGWHFSVVIRQELDYSKYPFDHKNIVIRLTASNIGSNTVLVPDLEAYEKLGKTDNPAVAKDIVLEEWTLKQSYYKYTYQHFNTNFGINGHGFQEISPELNYSINIERSFLGPFVTTLLPVMVMVCLLYACVVSMPYTPYGELRNNITAVVFTILLAHYSIREHLQINEVVYFEVFYFLLYVIATVFMLIAHYYYRAKALDLNSKHFKRVAIVWYWPILTSAIYVITIWTYY from the coding sequence TTGACAGTTATCATGCAACTTATTGACGAAAAAAGCGCAACTCTGGCGAAAAAAGTGAGTGGTAAGTTCATTACCCCATTGTTAGTAGCAGGCATCTTAATTTGCCTTGTTAATGCGATTATCGCGTGTTATCTCATTTATCAAGAATCAAGTGTTTTTCAAAAGACGGTACGCGCGGAAGTAAAAACACAAACTATTGATGCCGCTAACCAAATTAGTGAAAAACTTGCTGGCATCATGAATGATGTGAACAATTTTGCCGATCGCATCACTCGCCTTGAAGATAAACAAGACACACTCGGTTTTTTACGCCACGAGTTTTACCAAAACAGTAATTTATTTTCGTTAAGCACGACATTCAAACCCTATGCTTTTGATCCCACTAGAAAATACGTTGCCCCTTATTACGAACGCCTAACCGACGAAGAAAAAGAATTTGAATTAACTGGCTACGATCAAAACAGTACCGAATTCAGTTGGTATAACCGACCGCTCAAAGAAGGCCCAATTTGGACAGAGCCCTATTACGAACCAGTGAATAGCGTATTGATGACCACTTACTCTGTGCCATTCTATCAATCAGAAAAGGCGCGCGAAGCAGGCGAAGCACCACTCGGTGTCGTGCCTTCCGATGTATCACTGGATCATCTCACCACAGATTTAAAACAAATTCAGTTTGGTGCTGGCGGCTACGGTATTATTTTTTCGAGCAAACAAAACTTAATTTCCCACCCGGTTTTTTCTCATGTGCGCGAGGGTGAAAGCCTTAATACGCTCAAGCACAAAGACGGCTTTAACTATCTCAATAAAATCGACAAGTGTTTCGCTGACGATCTCACTTATGCCTTTTACAATGGTGAAGTGATGGATAACGACGAAGATTACGCGGCATGTGCACACATTCCGCAAACCGATTGGATTCTAATCACTCGCATGTCTGCTGATATGTTTCAAATGGACAAAGACTATCGTCGCAAAAGCAATATAGGCGCAATCAGTTGGATTGCAGCCTCATTGATTTTGATCATTTTATTACTAACCCGTTATAAACAAATTACTTGGTCGCAAAATAACATTTGGATATCCATTATCTTAGTGACAGGAACAGTCGCTTCACTTGAGTTTGCGCGCAGCCTCAATACGTTAGAGGAAGACAGTACGGTAGTGATCACTAATACCGCCCAGCGAGAAGCGTTTATCAGTAACTACGATGCCCAACTTACGCAATTGCGCTTAGACCTGCCAGACTATATTTCAACTGGCCTGATGGTCGACTCCTTAGAGTTTGTTAATGCTAATAACATTCATCTGACCGGCATCGTTTGGGAAAGGTTTGAAACCCCTAGACCTGAACACATAGCGCCAGAAATCGCGTTCAACGAAGCAATAGAATCTGATTTAAAATTAGCATATCGACAAACCTTGCCCACGGGAGAGGAAGTTGTTGGCTGGCATTTCTCTGTTGTTATTCGTCAAGAACTTGATTACTCAAAATACCCATTCGATCACAAGAATATTGTCATCCGTTTAACCGCTAGCAATATTGGTAGCAACACCGTTTTAGTGCCAGATTTAGAGGCCTACGAAAAACTGGGAAAAACAGATAATCCGGCCGTTGCTAAAGATATCGTTTTAGAAGAATGGACACTTAAGCAAAGCTACTACAAATACACCTATCAGCACTTCAACACCAACTTTGGTATTAATGGGCATGGCTTCCAAGAGATTAGCCCTGAGCTAAACTATTCAATCAATATTGAACGCTCATTTTTAGGGCCATTTGTCACGACATTATTACCTGTCATGGTCATGGTGTGCCTACTTTACGCTTGTGTCGTCAGTATGCCCTACACCCCCTATGGCGAGCTTAGAAACAATATTACCGCGGTAGTATTCACCATATTGCTCGCTCATTACAGCATACGTGAACACTTACAAATCAATGAAGTCGTCTATTTTGAAGTGTTCTATTTCTTGCTTTATGTGATCGCAACCGTATTTATGCTGATTGCGCATTACTATTACCGTGCCAAAGCATTGGACTTAAATTCAAAGCACTTTAAACGCGTGGCAATTGTCTGGTACTGGCCAATACTGACATCGGCAATCTATGTGATCACTATTTGGACTTACTATTAG
- a CDS encoding YraN family protein: MRWIKQLTTKNIGEQTEQLAAQHLREQGLNCLTCNFSSKYGEIDIIAQDGEVLVFVEVKYRKQANYGGAIAAISAAKQQKLKLCASFYLQQAQLNEYNTPCRFDVVALQGPIEQPNVTWLKNAF, translated from the coding sequence TTGCGATGGATTAAACAACTCACCACCAAAAATATTGGTGAACAAACCGAACAGCTTGCAGCGCAGCATTTACGCGAACAGGGGCTGAATTGTCTAACCTGCAACTTTAGCAGCAAATATGGCGAAATCGATATTATTGCGCAAGATGGCGAAGTACTCGTATTCGTTGAAGTAAAATATCGCAAACAAGCAAACTATGGCGGCGCAATTGCCGCCATTTCTGCTGCTAAACAACAAAAATTAAAACTTTGCGCCTCTTTTTATCTCCAACAGGCACAATTAAATGAATATAATACGCCATGTCGTTTCGATGTGGTTGCCCTGCAAGGGCCAATTGAACAACCGAATGTAACCTGGCTAAAAAATGCCTTTTAA